The genomic DNA TCCACGATTGCAAGCGGTTTTTGATCGGAAAATACGACAATACCGGCATCTTTCCCCTGTAACAGTTCCTGAATTTGAGGAAATTCATGGGAAAGTTCGTCGACGTTCTCTGGCGCAAAGGAGCATACATTAAAAGCATTGACGACTTGGATTCCGTTTTGTTCCTTCCAACTGGGTAAATTGGGAATCATTGATAACGGTTCGGTCGGCATGCCAGGATAACCCAAGAAAATCTCGTGAATGGGATGACCGTAAACTTCCTGTACCCATCGCAACGTCGAGTAAGCGTATTGGAATCGTAGGGCCCTGTTGTCATTTTCGGAGAGAGTAGAGAGATTGGAGAGGTATTCCCAAAAATGGATACTCAGACCTCCGTTTTCCGCCTGGTCAACGAATAGCAGTCCTCGAAAAGCCGAGCCGCTGTCGCCACCTGGCGTTAAGGAGAGGATCACCTGGATCGCAAAGATTTCGTCGCTAAATGTTTGTTCTAGTGTTTCTACAACCGCTTTGGATTCCGTTTTACTGAGACCTAAATACTCAGAGGTTAAAATTTTAGCACCGTAGGGTAATTCGGCGAAAGCGACAAGTTTGATAAACGCTTTTCCGTTGAGCAACGCGAGCGACCGTTTGATGTAGGGATCTTTCGCGGCATCATGTTCATGGGGCTTCTCGTACGCTTCGAACATGATTAACTCATCGGTGGACTCCCAATCCGGGTCAACCTCTCTTGCGATACTTTCGATTGTGGGGGCCTTTTCTGGAGTTGCAAAAGCACACGTCAGACCCGAAACGGAAACAATTGTCAATAGCTTTTTGAATATTCCCATAATATCCATAGTTTTAAACTTTTTTACCTAATGAAATCTGTCAATATTTATCGTTAAAAGAATTGTTCCACGTGGAACAATGAGTTGTGTTTGCTCGAAAGATCGTTTTTTCTTGAGGGAGAATGAAGATTGCGACATGGAATATTAATGGTCTTCGTGCGATTTTACAAAAGAATTTCGAGGTCAATGTTCGGGAGTTGAATCCAGATATTTTATGTCTACAGGAAATTAAAATTCAACCCTCACAGATCGAGGAATTATCGTCGTTTTTAGAAGAATATCCATTTCGTTATTATCATTCTGCGGAACGTCCTGGGTACGCCGGCACAACGGTATTATCCAAAACGGCATTAAAAGAGCGGAAAGGAGAATCTCCAGATGTACTGATTCAACCGCAAGAGGGACGGGTACAGGTACTCGATGTGGAGGAATTTTATCTCGTCAATGTCTATACGCCTAATGTCGGTTCAGAGCTAGCGCGATTACCGTTTCGGAGCGAGACGTGGGATCCGGAATTTTGTGCTTGGATTGATACGCTGCGGCAGGAAAGGCCGGTGCTG from Verrucomicrobiota bacterium includes the following:
- a CDS encoding exodeoxyribonuclease III; the encoded protein is MKIATWNINGLRAILQKNFEVNVRELNPDILCLQEIKIQPSQIEELSSFLEEYPFRYYHSAERPGYAGTTVLSKTALKERKGESPDVLIQPQEGRVQVLDVEEFYLVNVYTPNVGSELARLPFRSETWDPEFCAWIDTLRQERPVLVCGDFNVAHEEIDLAHPERCRGSAGFTDEERSGFDRYISRGWVDVFRSFYPDATDCYTWWSYRSAARQRNVGWRIDYFLASDDLLSNIRSIAIYPDCLGSDHAPVMLDLTLTSSSNR